The Clostridium cylindrosporum DSM 605 genome includes the window TCCCCTCTTGCAAAACAATCAATTTTATTAGGTTCTGTAGAAACTGCACTAGGTGCTGAAGTAAGCTTTCCACCTAGGCTCTCCCAATTAGACCAGTTAGATCCATTCCACCATTTATGCCACATAGCATTATCACTTCCACGTACAAAGCAATCTATTCTATTTGGTCCCCAGCTACATGCACTAGGCGATGATGTTAATACTCCTCCAAGATTCTCAAAACTTGACCATTTTGAGCCGTCCCACCATTTGTGATACATTGCATTATCTGTTCCTCTCACAAATGTATCTATTCTATTGTAGCCCCAGCTACATGCTCCTGGAGCTGATGTTAATACTCCGCCAAGGCTTTCAAAATCTGACCATCTTGAACCATTCCACCATTTATGATACATTGCGTTATCTGTACCTCTCACGAATGTATCTATTCTATTGTAGCCCCAGCTACAGGATGCTGGGGCGGACTCTAAAACTCCCCCGAGGTTTTCATAATTCGACCATCTACCATTCCACCATTTATGATACATAGACTTATCTGTACCCCTAACAAAAACATCTATCCTATTTTTTCCCCAGCTACATGCTGATGGAGCCGCGGTTAATACCCCTCCAAGGTCCTCCCAATTAGACCATTTATCACTTTTTTCTCCAGGTACTCTCTCTCTTGAGCTTAATGATGTTTTTAAAGTAATATACATAACTTTAGTTGAAATATTCCTAATAACGTTAGAAGAAACACCTGATATCATTGTTACTAAAAGTACTTGATTATATTGATTATAAAACTCCTTAGCTAAAAGTTCTGCCTTTTTCTGGTTATCTCCAGAGTATTTATTCTTATTATCAATGCCATATGAGATGGCAAGTGAAATTATATATCTCGCTGCAACTCTATTTACATTGTATTTAGATAGTTCTGTATAAACTTCTGGATATACACTATCTACTTCTCTTAGAACCCTATTTACGTCTTGAGCATTTACTCTTACGAATTCCTTGGAAATTACTTCTCCATTAACTATGTTATATGCTTTTTTATCTTTACCTCCTACTATATTGTTCATAACACATTCTGTACTTATATGTTCAATGTCTTCCCCATAAAGTTCATAGGCTGGATATATAAAATATGAATCTTTATCCTCTTTAAATCCCATAACAGAAATCCCTTCACTTAATCTCATTTTCTATAATATTCAAGTGAAGGTGGTATTGTTACTTATCAAT containing:
- a CDS encoding DUF346 domain-containing protein yields the protein MGFKEDKDSYFIYPAYELYGEDIEHISTECVMNNIVGGKDKKAYNIVNGEVISKEFVRVNAQDVNRVLREVDSVYPEVYTELSKYNVNRVAARYIISLAISYGIDNKNKYSGDNQKKAELLAKEFYNQYNQVLLVTMISGVSSNVIRNISTKVMYITLKTSLSSRERVPGEKSDKWSNWEDLGGVLTAAPSACSWGKNRIDVFVRGTDKSMYHKWWNGRWSNYENLGGVLESAPASCSWGYNRIDTFVRGTDNAMYHKWWNGSRWSDFESLGGVLTSAPGACSWGYNRIDTFVRGTDNAMYHKWWDGSKWSSFENLGGVLTSSPSACSWGPNRIDCFVRGSDNAMWHKWWNGSNWSNWESLGGKLTSAPSAVSTEPNKIDCFARGENNQLIWKKWDGRAWSNWTNIGGFLKSEPSACSWGKNRIDVFARGGNDQLWHIYKG